In Oryza sativa Japonica Group chromosome 3, ASM3414082v1, one DNA window encodes the following:
- the LOC4334153 gene encoding uncharacterized protein yields the protein MLPMVMLQGGGGAASSSSSKRRNQQRRQRRKRAAAGKKQGGSPASENNGEEHADAQGCLPDISTSKSENYKERAFSTQGDLPQKAGCDLEANLCAESVQSSSSQLVHSNENSNPKRPEVKNANSAGNSEHCMLDTRKTTDHDTSSMPLQDSRFDANVRIDGLHSTTEERVCQSTVGDGFTGMSNASYNPYSVQENQRIGPFMREPYTLHSHFLHPSHVRGYIGNKFMGFPPVHPMNAFDPFNQGFNFFHTGNIPPYGVSDVHRGLNIYGLSTMGKWEYDYGRHMDYTNVERNELRMTEEAYLSTHNSANFIRPSSLPLTYQQKPPITLLPRVSLTGFRKKKLLILDLNGLLADINQDYHNSHMADAKVRGKLVFRRPYCHDFLSFCLQNFELGIWSSRKKQNVDSVIDIIMRDFRPLLKFCWDMSKCTFTGHKTLENIHKPLVLKELRKLWNKEEPDLPWEQGYYSPSNTLLVDDSPYKALRNPPYTAIFPQPYSYLNSNDNSLGPGGDLRVYLENLTVAEDVECYVRNNPFGQPFITQSDPHWSFYAQIAS from the exons ATGCTCCCGATGGTGATGctccagggcggcggcggcgccgcctcgtcgtcgtcgtcgaagcGGCGGAACCAGCAGCGCAGGCAGCGGCGgaagcgcgccgccgcggggaaGAAGCAGGGAGGATCCCCTGCCTCAG AAAATAATGGAGAGGAGCATGCTGATGCTCAAGGATGCTTACCTGACATCTCTACTAGCAAGTCTGAAAATTACAAGGAACGTGCCTTTTCAACTCAAGGAGATTTGCCCCAGAAAGCAGGTTGTGATTTGGAAGCAAATTTGTGCGCAGAATCAGTGCAAAGTTCGTCCAGTCAGTTGGTGCATTCAAATGAGAATAGCAATCCAAAGCGTCCAGAAGTGAAGAATGCTAACTCAGCAGGGAATTCAGAACATTGCATGCTCGACACCAGGAAAACTACAGATCATGATACATCTTCCATGCCACTTCAAGATTCTAGGTTTGATGCAAATGTCAGGATCGACGGCCTACACTCCACAACTGAAGAGAGAGTTTGTCAAAGCACAGTCGGTGATGGTTTTACCGGCATGTCAAATGCTAGTTACAACCCTTACAGTGTACAGGAGAACCAGAGGATAGGACCTTTTATGAGAGAACCTTATACCCTGCACAGCCATTTTCTGCATCCATCACATGTTAGGGGTTACATAGGCAACAAGTTTATGGGTTTTCCTCCTGTACACCCAATGAATGCATTCGATCCATTCAATCAAGGTTTTAACTTCTTCCATACAGGAAATATCCCTCCTTACGGTGTATCAGATGTTCATCGTGGTCTAAACATTTATGGATTAAGTACCATGGGGAAATGGGAATATGATTATGGAAGACATATGGATTATACCAATGTAGAGAGAAATGAACTGCGCATGACAGAAGAAGCTTACTTATCAACACACAATAGTGCTAACTTCATAAGGCCTTCAAGTTTACCTCTGACATATCAGCAAAAGCCTCCAATCACCTTGTTACCAAGAGTATCCTTGACAGGGTTTCGGAAGAAAAAACTTCTTATTCTAGATCTTAATGGTTTGCTTGCGGACATCAACCAAGATTACCACAATTCCCATATGGCTGATGCAAAGGTTCGAGGCAAACTAG TCTTCCGAAGACCTTACTGCCACGATTTTCTTAGTTTTTGCTTACAAAATTTTGAGCTAGGCATATGGTCCTCAAGAAAAAA GCAGAATGTTGATTCAGTCATTGATATCATCATGAGAGATTTCAGACCTTTGCTAAAATTTTGTTGG GACATGTCTAAATGCACATTTACTGGACACAAAACATTGGAGAACATTCACAAACCATTGGTACTGAAGGAATTGAGGAAACTGTGGAACAAGGAAGAACCTGATCTACCGTGGGAGCAGGGGTACTATTCGCCTTCTAATACGTTACTTGTGGATGATTCTCCTTACAAGGCACTGCGTAATCCG CCATATACTGCCATTTTCCCTCAACCCTACAGTTATCTTAACAGCAACGATAATTCATTGG GCCCTGGTGGAGATCTTCGTGTTTATCTGGAGAACCTCACAGTTGCAGAAGATGTCGAGTGCTACGTTCGCAACAATCCATTTGGCCAACCTTTCATCACACAGAGTGATCCACACTGGAGCTTCTATGCCCAAATAGCTAGCTAG